The genomic window TTTATAAGGTGCAGAAGTAGATTTTAAAATTTTATTTAAAGCATAAACTCTTCTTGTAACTGCAGAAATACCCAAAACATCAGGATTTTCTTTTTCTATTTGATTTATGGTTTCTTCTATTGTCCAACCTTCACTTGGTGGATCTAATAATTTAATATCATATTCTTTTGAAAGATTTGAGGCTAATGATAAAATTCCCAAAGGAAGATACTTTACTGCAGTAGGTTGAAAATGCTTTGGAGTTGTCCAATTAACAAACTCTCCTTCGGTAGGCAAAGTGGTTAATAAGACTTTCATTTTATAATCCAACCTACTTTAATCAAAAAGGTTTAAAAATAGTATGGTCGTTTTTAGGTTTAATGTTACTAATACCATTTATATGTGCAATTATAGGGGGCATATTAGTTCTTTTAATTAGTCCTTGGTGGATTAGATTCATTAAAAAAATAGAATTGGTTGTCCCAGATATGAATAAAGAAAACAAACCTTTAGTACCTATTTCAGGTGGGCTTATTGTTATGTCAGGTGCAATTTTAACAATATTTTTATTTATATTTCTTAGAACTTTTGTTTCTAAAACTGGAAGTATAACTATTGATGAAAGATCCCTAACCTACTTATTTGCTGTAACTACGCTTATGTTGATTAGCACATTTATTGGTTTCATAGATGATTTGCTTATAGAAAGAAAAATTGGCGCTTCTAAAGGATTAAAACAATGGCAAAAACCAATCTTAACTCTTGCTGCGGCTGTTCCTTTGATGGCTATTGCTGCAGGTAATTATTTGATATGGACACCTTTATTTAAAATAAATTTTGGAATTTTATATTCTTTACTTATTGTACCTATTGCAGTTGTAGGTGCTTCTAATATGGTTAATATGTTGGAAGGATACAATGGTTTGGGTAGTGGAATGGGTTTGATTTATATGGGCATGTTAGGTTTATATGCTTATATCAATGATAAATCTATTGCTGCATTAATTGCACTTTCTATATTTATTCCTTTATTAATATTTTATTTTTATAATAAATATCCTGCAAAAATTTTACCAGGAGATTCATTGACTTATTTACTTGGAGCAAGTTTAGCGGCAATTGCTATTTTGGGAGATATGGAAAAAGCAGCTTTAATAGTCTCTATTCCTTTCTTTATTGAATTCTTCTTAAAATTAAGAAGTAAATTTAAAGCGCATAGTTTTGGACATTATGAAAAAGGAAAAATTAAAAGCGATTATGCAAAAATTTACTCTATTCCTCACATATTTGCAAGAACTGGAAAATTTACTGAAAAACAAATTGTTTATTTTATGATTTTAATGGAATTAATATTTTCATCCTTAATCTGGATAATTTAAAAAGTGAATTGAAATGTTCGAAAAGATAAAAACAAAATTTTTTGGAAAAGAAAATAAAAATTTTAGAGATCAAACAATTGTTGGATTCTCTATGCTTTTTATGAATATAATGAATGCCGTATTCCATTTAGTTGCTGGAAGAAAACTTGGTCCCGAGGATTATGGTCTATTTGGAGCTTTATTATATATTATGTATTTCATGACTGTTCCGTTAAATACAATTCAGCTCAGTATTTCTAAATTTACTACAAGGTTTAATATTGAAAAAAATAATGCTAAAATAAGTTATATGTATAAAAGAGCAATAAGAAAGATGTTAATATGGGGTTTATTTGCGTTTATTGCATTTTTATTAATAAGCCCTTTACTAATTAAATTTTTTCATGTTTCTGAATCTAATATAATTAAAGAGTATTCTCCTTTTTTTATAACTGGTTTGTTTTTAGTTTCTGCATTATTATTACCCATACCCAGAGGCATATTACAAGGATTACAAAAATTCTTACCTTTTGGAAGTAATCTTTTATTAGAAGGATTGATCAAAATAGGATTTGGAGTTTTACTTTTAATTTTTGGATTTGGTTTAGATGGAGCACTATTTACATTTTTAGCATCATATATTATTGCTTATTTTGTTGCGAGTTATAGTTTAAAGGATATTAAAAAAACTAAGCCAGAAAAGTTTGACACTAAAATTTTATATGGCTATTCTTATCCAGTTATTATTACTTTAACTGTACTTACTGCAATGTATACAGTTGATATGATTTTAATTAAAAACTTTTTAAGTCTTGAAAATGCAGGCTTTTATGCTGCTCTGTCTACGCTTGGTAAAGTTGTATTTTTTGGAAGCTTATCTGTAAGTAATGTTTTATTTCCTAAAATATCTGAGATATATGAAAGTAAAATAGGTAGTTTAAATTCAAAAGAAAAAGAGCATAGAAAAGTTCTATTTAGTTCATTATTAATTGTATTTTTGTTTGGGATGTGCGGGGTCGCATTCTTTTATTTCTTACATAACCAATTTATTTCATTAACTTATGGTATAAAGTACTTACCTGTATCTAATTTATTGTGGTTATTCAGCTTAGCTATGACTTTCTTTGCAATGAGTTATACTTTATGTTTTTATAATTTATCTAGACATAAATATAATTTTATTCCCTTAATAGTAATTGGCTTAATTATGGAAATATTTATAATATTTAAACTTAAATCAAACATTGCATCAATAGTCAAAGGATTGGATTTTTTGATGATTATTTTATTTGTAATTTTATTTGTTGAAACTATTTTTATAAGTAAAAAATTAGAAATTAAAAAGCCTGAAAATGGAGAAATAGATGAAATTATCCCTGATAATACCAGCATATAATGAAGAGAAAAGAATTTTTAAAACATTAGAAAGTTATAAGTTCTTTTTAGATTCAAAGAACTTAGATTATAAAATTATTGTAGTTTTAAATGGCTGTAAGGATAATACTCAAAAAATTGTTGAACCTTTCTTAGATATAAAAACTAATATGCTTGTTTTTGAAAGAGGTATTGGGAAGGGTGGAGCAATTATGGAAGGTTTTAAAATTGCAAGAGGAGAGTATATTGGTTTTGTTGATGCAGATTCTGCAACATCTCCTGAAGAATTTTATAAATTGTTTGAAAATTTAGAAAGCAATAAAGAATTAAGTGGAGTTATTGCTTCTAGATATTGTAAAGGCGCAAAAATATTACAGAAACAACCCCTATCAAGGAGATTTGCGAGTAGAGTATTTAATTTATTTATTAGAGGTTTATTCGGATTAAATTTTGCAGATACACAATGCGGTGCTAAAATATTTAAAAAAGAAGCAATTAAAAAAATACTTCCCCAATTAGGCATAACTAAATGGAGTTTTGATATTGATTTATTATACTTATTAAAGAAAAATAAATTCAAAATTAAAGAATTTCCTACTATATGGAGTGAACCAGGGGAATCTAAATTAAAGGTTTTAAAAACCTCTATTGAGATGTTTTTATCAATTCTAAGGTTGAGATTAGTTTATTCACCTTTAAAGTTTATAGTTAAAATTTATGATTGGAGTCTTGGAAAATGGATTCACAAGTAAGTATTATAATTGTAAGTTGGAATAAAAAAGAATTTGTTTTAGATTGTTTGAAATCTCTTGAAACTCAGACATTTAAAGATTTTGAAACGATCTTAGTAGATAATGGTAGTACTGATGGACTCTCTGAAGCAGTTGAAAAAGAATATTCTAAAGTTAAGATAGTAAGATTAAAAGAAAATTTAGGCTTTGTTGGGGGAAACAATGAAGGATATAAGCATTCAAAAGGAAAATATATTGTATTATTAAATAATGATACTATAGTTGATAAAGATTGGTTAAAAGAATTAGTTAAAATGATGAATTCTGATTCTAAAATTGGTGCATGTCAATCTAAAATTTTAGATATGAAAGATCATAGCTCATTTGAGTTTACCGGTGCTGCAGGTGGTTTAATGGATATTTATGGCTATGGCTTTTGTCGAGGAAGAGTTTTTGATGAAGTAGAAAAAGATAATGGCCAATATGGAGATATAATAAATATATTCTGGACTGCAGGAGTTTCAATGATTACGCGGAGAGATATAATTGAAAAAATAGGCTTATTTGATGAATATTATTTTATTTATTGTGAAGAAGTTGATTTTTGTTGGAGATTAAACTTAGCAGGATATGAACTAAAATATGTTCCAACTTCAATAGTTTATCACTATGGCGGTGCTAGTTCTCAACGTGGAAAAGTAAAAATAAATTTTAAGATGGCTTATTTATTGCACAGAAATCATATGATTACTTTATTAAAAAACTATTCAATTAAATCTTGGTTTAGAATTATACCCATAAAGATTATTTTAGAATTTATGGCTATTGGTGGGTTTTTGTTTAGCAATCCTGCAAGGTCTATAGGCATCTTGAAGTCATTTTGGTGGGTTTTAACACATCCAAGACTAATTTTAAAGAAGCATAACGAAGTACAAAAATTAAGAAAAGTTTCAGACAAAGAAATTATGAAAAAAATGTCTAAAAAAAGTACTGCAATTGGATACTGGATTTTTGGAAAAAAAAAGTGGAGTGACTATTTCTAATTTAATTTTATTACAATCGAGCCAGGTACTTTTTTATTTGCATCTAAATAACTTCTAAAAATAATTTGATATCTATTTGAACCTTGAGAAATTTGGTTTTGTATATCTTCTAATAACCATTGTTTTGGTGGATCTTGGGGGTAAATAAATGATAAAACTAAATGGGTGATATTATAATCATTTACTAGACTATTGAACTCTGTTAAATTTTCTCCTTGGCCTTTTACTATTTTTCTTTCGCCTACATAAGCTGCAAGTTCCATTTGATTAGAAGTAATAAGAATATTAGAGGTTTTAGGGGTATTTTTCTCTATAAACTCTCCTGCTTCTTTTATAGATAAGAAACTGGTTTTTCGGTTATTGATTATATCTTTAGCCGTATTAATTTGAGTTATTGAAAGTAAAAGTATTAAGATTAAAGGAATTATAAAAATAATATTTTTGTTTTTAGTAATTAAATGTGTAAGAGGGTTATAAAATAAATTTATAATTAAGATACTTAATGCAGGAATCAAACAAATAAGATATCTGTCCTCAGAATACTTGTAAAGCCATACAAAAAAGATTATTGTAAGCATAATCCAAAGGATTAGAATAATATTAGCTATTGAATCTGTATTTTTTTGCTCTGAGCTATTTTTTAATAATAGATCTATGCTTAAAAATATAAAAATTATAGATATTAAAATTCCCAGTAAAAATAATATAATTCCTAACAGACCTGAAATTGAATATAATTGTGTGAAAACATAATAAGCAGGTTGATTAAATTGATGGATTGCTGATGTTCCTTCACTAATCAAATACCATCCAAATGCTGGAAAGATGGCTTTAAATCTAATCAAGTTGAAAATTATATAAATTACTAAAGGTAGTGCTGAAATTCCTACTGAAATCCAAAGAATCTTTTCTTTTAAAAATTTAATTTTATATTTTAAGAGTAAAGCGATTGGAAATAAAAGAATAAATAATATTGAAGTAAATTTAGTTAACATACTTAAAACGAAAAATAATGCAAATAGAGAGTATTTTGATTTTATTTTAAATTTAAACTCTTGATTAATACATCCTTCCCAAAATAAATATAAAGATATTACTAAAAATAAAGTAGATAATATTTCTGTTAAATATCTATAAGAATAAAATAAGATAATCCATGAAAAGGAAATTGTCAATCCAGATAAAAAAGCTCTTCGTTTATCTTTAAAAAAAGAATAAGTTAAAAGATAGGTAAAATAAACTAATAATATTGAAGGTATTAGTAAAATAAAAAATCTCATTAAACTTTCTAAACCAAGATATACAAAGGGTGTCATCAATAATGGCAGTATTAAAGGTCTTATGGGATTCCAGTCCAATGCTGTTTGAAACCCGGCAAAGTCTCTTGCCATAACAACATATTCTGCTTCATCCCACCATAATGGCTGATTTCCAACTGAAAAAAAGAAATAAAGTCTTATTCCGACAGTCAGTACTAAAAGTAATAAAAGAAGGTATTTTTCATAATTTTGAAAAAAATTTGAATTTTTGATATTCTCTTCAGGCATAAGAGAACTATATTTAAAGGGTTTATATAACTTTTTGTTTGTTTTTTAATAAGAAATTAAGGTTTTATACTTTGTCTTTTAGCCCAATCTAAGAATGAAACACCTACTTTTGTAAGATTCTTAAGTTGGCCAAAGTTTCTTAGAGAAAATACGTTTGAAAGGAAAATACTTGGTCTAAAATAAAATGAAGTGTATGCTTTCTTTCTTAATTTCATAACTTCATCAGGTTTTAAATTTGGATAATCTAGGATGGAATAATTTTGTTCAAAATATTTCCAATCTGAATTAGTAATATAACCTTTTGACTTTGCATCAAGATATAATTCTGAACCTGGAAAAGGGACTGAACAATAAAATTGAGCATAGTCAATTTTTAATTTCTTTGCAAACTTAATTGTTTGTTGGATTGTTTCTTTAGTATCTCCTGGAAGTCCTAAGATAAAATGTCCTGTTACTTTTATTTTTGCTTTTTTTGTTATCTTTATTGTTTCTATTGTTTGTTGAAGAGTGATATTTTTTCTTACATTATTTAAAATTTCCTGAACACCTGATTCTATTCCATAACCAATCATCCAGCATCCTGCTTGTTTTAATAGATTCGCAAGTTCTTCATCAACATCACCAATTCTTCCATTACAAACAAAACTAAATTTTTCTTTTGTATCTATAATAGCCTTACAAACTTTTTTGGCATAGTCTTTATTCATTGTAAAACCTTCTGACCAAAATAAGAAATCGTAAACTTTGAAAGTATTTTTAATCCAAATCATTTCTTCTGCAATTTTTTTAGGATCTCTATATCTAAGTTTCTTTCCATAGTAAACATGATCTGCACAATAAGTACAATTATGTGGACAACCTCTATTTGTTGCTATCATTAGAAAGGGTCTATTAACTAAGGGGGTTATATACAAATTGGTTTTAATAAGATTCCATGCTGGATAGGGTAGTTCATCAAGATTTTGTATGGGTTTTTGTTGAGTTTGAATTATTTGATTATTTTCTTTAAATGCAATTCCAGAAATATCTGAATAATTATTTTTATTTTCTTTAATTGCCAAAGCAATTTCTTTAGCTGGAATTTCCGGTTCTCCAATTATAAGGAAATCAATTAAAG from Candidatus Woesearchaeota archaeon includes these protein-coding regions:
- a CDS encoding glycosyltransferase, encoding MKLSLIIPAYNEEKRIFKTLESYKFFLDSKNLDYKIIVVLNGCKDNTQKIVEPFLDIKTNMLVFERGIGKGGAIMEGFKIARGEYIGFVDADSATSPEEFYKLFENLESNKELSGVIASRYCKGAKILQKQPLSRRFASRVFNLFIRGLFGLNFADTQCGAKIFKKEAIKKILPQLGITKWSFDIDLLYLLKKNKFKIKEFPTIWSEPGESKLKVLKTSIEMFLSILRLRLVYSPLKFIVKIYDWSLGKWIHK
- a CDS encoding oligosaccharide flippase family protein, encoding MFEKIKTKFFGKENKNFRDQTIVGFSMLFMNIMNAVFHLVAGRKLGPEDYGLFGALLYIMYFMTVPLNTIQLSISKFTTRFNIEKNNAKISYMYKRAIRKMLIWGLFAFIAFLLISPLLIKFFHVSESNIIKEYSPFFITGLFLVSALLLPIPRGILQGLQKFLPFGSNLLLEGLIKIGFGVLLLIFGFGLDGALFTFLASYIIAYFVASYSLKDIKKTKPEKFDTKILYGYSYPVIITLTVLTAMYTVDMILIKNFLSLENAGFYAALSTLGKVVFFGSLSVSNVLFPKISEIYESKIGSLNSKEKEHRKVLFSSLLIVFLFGMCGVAFFYFLHNQFISLTYGIKYLPVSNLLWLFSLAMTFFAMSYTLCFYNLSRHKYNFIPLIVIGLIMEIFIIFKLKSNIASIVKGLDFLMIILFVILFVETIFISKKLEIKKPENGEIDEIIPDNTSI
- a CDS encoding glycosyltransferase family 39 protein yields the protein MPEENIKNSNFFQNYEKYLLLLLLVLTVGIRLYFFFSVGNQPLWWDEAEYVVMARDFAGFQTALDWNPIRPLILPLLMTPFVYLGLESLMRFFILLIPSILLVYFTYLLTYSFFKDKRRAFLSGLTISFSWIILFYSYRYLTEILSTLFLVISLYLFWEGCINQEFKFKIKSKYSLFALFFVLSMLTKFTSILFILLFPIALLLKYKIKFLKEKILWISVGISALPLVIYIIFNLIRFKAIFPAFGWYLISEGTSAIHQFNQPAYYVFTQLYSISGLLGIILFLLGILISIIFIFLSIDLLLKNSSEQKNTDSIANIILILWIMLTIIFFVWLYKYSEDRYLICLIPALSILIINLFYNPLTHLITKNKNIIFIIPLILILLLSITQINTAKDIINNRKTSFLSIKEAGEFIEKNTPKTSNILITSNQMELAAYVGERKIVKGQGENLTEFNSLVNDYNITHLVLSFIYPQDPPKQWLLEDIQNQISQGSNRYQIIFRSYLDANKKVPGSIVIKLN
- a CDS encoding radical SAM protein, which produces MKALLINPPAPEGVRMVREGRCMQREGAWGATWPPISLAYIAAVLEKENFECRLHDCIVENINLEKLKDISKEFEPNIIFINTATPSIDFDIQAAESLKQENSSVKIILFGIHVTALAEEILKVHPLIDFLIIGEPEIPAKEIALAIKENKNNYSDISGIAFKENNQIIQTQQKPIQNLDELPYPAWNLIKTNLYITPLVNRPFLMIATNRGCPHNCTYCADHVYYGKKLRYRDPKKIAEEMIWIKNTFKVYDFLFWSEGFTMNKDYAKKVCKAIIDTKEKFSFVCNGRIGDVDEELANLLKQAGCWMIGYGIESGVQEILNNVRKNITLQQTIETIKITKKAKIKVTGHFILGLPGDTKETIQQTIKFAKKLKIDYAQFYCSVPFPGSELYLDAKSKGYITNSDWKYFEQNYSILDYPNLKPDEVMKLRKKAYTSFYFRPSIFLSNVFSLRNFGQLKNLTKVGVSFLDWAKRQSIKP
- a CDS encoding glycosyltransferase family 2 protein, producing MDSQVSIIIVSWNKKEFVLDCLKSLETQTFKDFETILVDNGSTDGLSEAVEKEYSKVKIVRLKENLGFVGGNNEGYKHSKGKYIVLLNNDTIVDKDWLKELVKMMNSDSKIGACQSKILDMKDHSSFEFTGAAGGLMDIYGYGFCRGRVFDEVEKDNGQYGDIINIFWTAGVSMITRRDIIEKIGLFDEYYFIYCEEVDFCWRLNLAGYELKYVPTSIVYHYGGASSQRGKVKINFKMAYLLHRNHMITLLKNYSIKSWFRIIPIKIILEFMAIGGFLFSNPARSIGILKSFWWVLTHPRLILKKHNEVQKLRKVSDKEIMKKMSKKSTAIGYWIFGKKKWSDYF